The genomic DNA AGCTCGACGCGGGAGGCGACTTGAGTAGGCGCAGCTACAGGCCCCACGGCCGCGGCGGACTTTCCACGGCGGTGGATGACACCGCGCACATCGCCGCGTCGTTCGGCCCCGTCGGTGCCCTTTGGACAGGCACGATTGGCTTTGCCGTCTTCTACACCGCGTTGCCGCTTTGCATGATGGCCTGGACCGCCGAGCGCAAGGCCAGCATCAAGGGCCCGGCCGCAGCGGCCTTCGCGAGCTTGTTGGACCAGGTCATGTGGCACCGCCTCATCTCGCCTTGCCAATGCGCCGGCATCGCCATCCTGCTGGTGTGCTCGGCCATCGCTGTCTGGAAGCTCCTGGACCGGGCTGAGCTCAATGATGAATGTGTGACCTTCCTGAGCTTCATCTCTAAAGGCATCAGCCGACTGATTGGGAATTGAGGTGCAGCCTTCAGAGTTTGTCGACCACTTCAACTGACGCCACGAAATCGTCCGCGTTGGCCACCTGCCCAGCGGCTTCAAACAGCTGTCGAGCGTCCTCGTCCCACTGATGGTGCATTTGCTTCTCCAGCTTGTATTCGTCGAAGCGGCGGTAGACAAAAGGCAGTACTTCTTGATGCCAAATCAACTGCGGAACAGATGGATGGCTTCTCGCCAGACCAGAGTTGTGCCGATTGCCGAAACACACGATATGGATGACCAAGCTCTCGTCTTGCCATACGCCATGACCGTAGAGGGCTCTCGCAATCTCCTCGACCTGGCCGGCTGGTCGGAATCCACCGGCGCAGAGCACCTTCTGCATGTTCTGGCGTTCAGGGTCCGTCCATGGTCCATTCAAGCCGCACTGGCCCGTCTTCACCTCAGAAAGCACCACCATCGGTCTGCGACGTTCAGCCATGAACAGCGGGTGGTCTGGCATGGGCCGCCGTCGGTTCTCCGCACGAAACGGGAACCGCACGCCCAGCACATCAACGTCTGTCTGCTGCGGGTAGGCGCCGTCGTCCCGAGGTCCCTCGGGATGCACGATGAAGTTCGGGATAGTGAGAAAGCCGTTGAGCCGCAAGAACCAAAAGGCGAGGCGTTCGGAGGGGATGCGCATGAGCCACAGCATCCATGCCGTTGGTCCGGTGTGTCAACAGTCCTCGCACACCGCGTTGACCGCCGAACATCCCTTGCGTGACAACGCAGCGAGCACTTAAAAAGTCCAATCGCCTCCACGCGGTCCGGACGGCCACTTCCGTCGGCAAAGCTTCCCGACAGGCCGCCCCAGGCCGGGTGACCGCTTCTGGAACCAGCGGCCGCTTAAATCTGCACCGACGGACGCCGAGATCCAAAATGGCCATCCACTACTTGCGCGACAAGCACTGAGTGCTGGATGCCAACTCGGGCGTGGGCTTCGCAAGATGCCGCACCCCTAGTGATCCGGCGAGGTGTATTTTCAGGTCACTTACTTGACGACCACCGGTGCTGGGGATTGTGGGGCGAGCTTGGTACGGCGTCGTCATTGCGTGAACGCGCCCACGGACCGCGGCCACTCCAAGTCAACGAGCCGACCAGCAGCAGCCGCACGTGGCCCGCACCACCTGATCGGCAGCTGAAGCCCGACTATCTCGTATTGCCGACCTTCTTAGCGCCCTGGCGATTCCGACCCTCGCGCGTGGCAGCGACGGGCTCGTTCAGGTTGTAGAACTCATGCAGCTTGGCTGCCAGAAGTTGCTTGTCGGGCAACTGGGTCTGGTATTGCGCGACGAGCGCAGGCGATAGCGATCGACTCAGCGCGTACTCCACCACCTCGCTGTCCTTGGAGGCGCACAGCAGCACCCCGATGGCTGGGTTCTCGTGCGGTTTGCGCACGTCACGGTCCAGCGCTTCCAGGTAGAAGTTCAGCTTGCCCAGGTGCTCGGGCTCGAAACGGTCCACCTTCAGTTCGATAGCTACCAGGCAGTTCAGGCCACGGTGGAAGAACAGCAGGTCGAGCGCGAAGTCGCGTCCGCCTACCTGCAGCGGGAACTCCGACCCCACGAAGCAAAAGTCGCGGCCGAGCTCAATCAGGAAGGTCTGAAGCCGGCCGAGCAAGCCGCGGTGCAGGTCGGCCTCAGTGTGGCCGGCTGGCAGTTCTAGAAACTCCAGCGCGTAGGAGTCCTTGAAAGCAGTGGCCGCCGACTCGCCGTGGATTTCTCTCACCGCTGGTGAGAGTTTTGCCGGCGCAAGCACCGCCTGCTCAAAGGCTCCCAGGCGGATCTGTCGCTCCAACTCGCGCTTGCCCCAGCGCTGCTGCACGGCCATGCGCAGGTAGAACTCGCGCTCCTCGGCACGCTTCGACTGGCCCAGGATGATGAGGTTGTGGGTCCAGGGCAAGGCTCTCACCAGTGGTGAGAGCTTTGGGGCGTCGCGGTAGGTCTCGAACAGCTGCCGCATGCGCCACAGGTTCTGG from Aquincola tertiaricarbonis includes the following:
- a CDS encoding PDDEXK nuclease domain-containing protein: MSIRKTAKKTAVAHRDSRSGAAADVPVESAFGEVVDLIRAARQRAHQAVNTELVGLYWQIGEYINGKLAAAEWGEGIVDRLAQHLARTEPGLRGFSAQNLWRMRQLFETYRDAPKLSPLVRALPWTHNLIILGQSKRAEEREFYLRMAVQQRWGKRELERQIRLGAFEQAVLAPAKLSPAVREIHGESAATAFKDSYALEFLELPAGHTEADLHRGLLGRLQTFLIELGRDFCFVGSEFPLQVGGRDFALDLLFFHRGLNCLVAIELKVDRFEPEHLGKLNFYLEALDRDVRKPHENPAIGVLLCASKDSEVVEYALSRSLSPALVAQYQTQLPDKQLLAAKLHEFYNLNEPVAATREGRNRQGAKKVGNTR